From one Montipora capricornis isolate CH-2021 chromosome 10, ASM3666992v2, whole genome shotgun sequence genomic stretch:
- the LOC138022140 gene encoding uncharacterized protein has protein sequence MAVRILAFGDSLTEGWCYFGTEFHPYSRKLQILLQSLPLSKSFNIVNRGISGETTEQMQARLPQVLDKDGPFDLAIVLGGTNDLGLSLDKDGEPLFQRLKSLHETILKGCPLSVALTIPESGFDEKFPALREKRFKVNQLLKNYVQARKDKVILCDLSTKLPHNSLNEEDRKRFWHDGLHFSPEGYEKMAEIIFEDIKHYFMKVEES, from the coding sequence ATGGCTGTTCGAATACTCGCATTTGGGGATAGTTTAACCGAAGGCTGGTGCTATTTTGGAACCGAATTTCATCCTTATTCGCGTAAACTGCAAATCCTTCTGCAATCTCTACCTTTATCCAAGTCTTTCAACATCGTAAATAGAGGAATCAGCGGAGAAACCACGGAACAAATGCAAGCGAGATTGCCCCAAGTTTTGGACAAAGATGGACCTTTCGATCTTGCTATTGTTCTAGGAGGTACAAACGATCTCGGTCTTTCACTTGATAAGGATGGCGAGCCTCTATTTCAACGACTCAAATCACTGCACGAGACAATCTTAAAGGGTTGTCCACTTTCTGTTGCATTAACCATTCCGGAGAGTGGCTTTGACGAGAAATTTCCTGCATTGAGGGAAAAGCGTTTCAAAGTGAACCAACTGCTAAAGAATTACGTTCAAGCTCGTAAGGATAAAGTGATTTTGTGCGACTTATCAACTAAGCTACCACACAATTCCCTGAATGAAGAAGATCGTAAAAGATTTTGGCATGATGGACTTCATTTTTCTCCAGAGGGGTACGAGAAAATGGCGGAAATAATATTTGAGGACATCAAACATTATTTCATGAAAGTTGAGGAGTCTTGA